The genomic stretch TGCTGATCGTCACGAGCCTCGTCGTCATCGTCACCGCGCCCGAACCAGTTGAGGAAGTCCTGGCACCGCGCCACCGTGACCATGACCTGCGCGCCCGGGTCCACCTCGGCCTTGGCCTTGGGCGTCTGAGCGATCACCGTGCACGGCTCGGCGTCGTCGTCCACCTCCTGGACCTGCACCTGGAAGCCCTGCTGGCCGAGGTAGGCGGCGGCCTCGTCCTTCGGCATGCCGCCGACGTCCGGCATGACCAGCCCGGCGCTCACGAAGATGGCGATCTTCGCGCCTTCCTTGACCTTCTCGCCGTTCTGAGGAGAGGTGCGGATGACCTTGTCGCGCTCGACCTCCGTGTTGGCCACTCGCGTGACCGTCCCCACGGTCAGCCCAGCGGCGGCGATCTTGTCGCGGGCGTCGTTGCCGGTCATGCCCGCGACATCGGGCACGACCACGCGCTTGGGCCCGAGCGAGGGCACCAAGGTGATCGTGGCGCCCCGCTCCACCTCGGTCTCGGCCACCGGGTCGGTGCGGAGCACGAGCCCTTCGGCGACGTTCTCGTCGTGTTTGCCGTCCACCGTCTTGATCTTGAGCCCGGCCCGGGCGGCGTTCTTCTCGGCCACGGCCAGGCTCTTGCCCACCAACTCGGGTACGGCGACGTATTCAGGCTGGGCGAAGTACCACCCGGTCAGCGCGACGGCGACGACCATCACGCCGGCCAGTATCACCAGGAACCAGTTGGGCCGGAACCCGCGCCGCTGCGGCATCTCAGCCCGCGGCTGGATCAGCGTGTGCGCCGGCGCCGCCTGAGGCGCCGACTGCGCGGCGTGAACGGCCGTCCTGGCGTTGGGCTGGGACGGCGTGGGCGGCTGGTGAAGCCCGTGGGGCTGGGAGTGCGACAGCGGCGGAGTGGACGTCCGCGGCAACATCCGGTGCGCGTCCACGGCCGCGACGAGCATGGCGGTCGCGTCGGCGGGACGGTCCCCGGGCTCACGGGCCGTCGCGTTCGCCACGAGCGTGTCGACCAGCGGCGGCACCTCGGGGACCAGCGACGACGGCGCCGGCACGGTGTCGTGCACGTGCCGGTAGGCCACCGACATCGGCGTCTCGCCGTCGTAAGGCTGCTGCCCCGTCACCAGCTCGAACAGCATGATGCCCGCGGCGTAGACGTCGCTGCGCACGTCGGCGGCGCCGGTGGTGACCTGTTCGGGCGCCATGTAGCCGATCGTGCCGATCATCACGCCGGTACGGGTCTGGTTGGTCGCCTCGATGGCCCTGGCCAGGCCGAAGTCGACGACCTTGACCCGGCCGTCGTCGGTCATCAGGACGTTTTCCGGCTTCACGTCGCGATGCACCAGCCCGGCCTGGTGGGCCGCGCCCAGGGCGGCGAGCACCGGGATCATGATCTCGAGCGCCTCGCGGGCGGGCAGCCGGCCGCGATCGCGCAGGATGTCGCGCAGCGTCCGGCCCGGCACGTATTCCATCGACAGGTAGACGACGTCGTTGTCGGTGCCCTGGTCGAAGACGTGCACCACGTTGGGGTGGGAGAGACTGGCCACCGACTTCGCCTCGCCGATGAACCTCCTGACGAACGCCGGGTCCTCGGCGAGCGAGCGGTGCATGACCTTCAGCGCCACCGTGCGGTCGAGCCGGACGTCCAGCGCGAGGTAGACGGTCGCCATACCGCCCCGGGCGATCCGGCTCTCGATGCGATAGCGCCCATCGAGGAGCCGCCCGACCAGGGGGTCCGCAGTCGTCGTGTCCACCCAGCAGAGTTTACGGGCGTTTTGCCACTGGCAGGGCCCCACCGCCCGAAACCGATGCGGAGCCGTGCTCGATGGAACGTGCCCACGCCCGCCGAACCGGACACAGCCCCACCTGCGTCACAACCCCGCCGCCGTGCCCGCCCCAGGGGCGGGCACGGCGGCATCGTGGCGTGGCGTGATCACGTGCCGGCGGGACGTGTCAGGGGGTCATCGGGGAGGACGCCTCGGCGTAGCGGCGGCGCGGGATGCGGCCCGCCTGCCGCGCCAGCCGCCCGGCCACCACCGCCGACTTCATGGCCGCCGCCATGAGATCGGGCCGCTGCGCCCGGGTGACCGCCGTGGCCAGGAGCACGGCGTCGCAGCCCAGCTCCATCGCCAGCGCGGCGTCGCTGGCCGTGCCGATGCCCGCGTCGAGGATCACGGGCACCGAGGCGGCCTCCACGATCAGCTCGATGTTGTGCGGGTTGCGGATGCCCAGCCCCGAGCCGATCGGCGCCCCCAGGGGCATCACGGCCGCGCAGCCGGCCTGCTCCAGCCGCCGGGCCAGCGCCGGGTCGTCGCCGATGTACGGCAACACCACGAAGCCCTCCGCCACCAGCCGCTCGGCCGCGTCGAACGTCTCGATCGGGTCGGGCAGCAGCGTCCGCTCGTCGGCGATGACCTCCAGCTTGACCCAGTTCGTGCCGAGCGCCTCCCTGGCCAGCCGCGCCGTCAGCACGGCCTCGCCCGCCGTGAAGCAGCCG from Nonomuraea polychroma encodes the following:
- a CDS encoding thiazole synthase; translated protein: MDDLIIAGEKFSSRLIMGTGGAPSLEVLDHALAASGTELTTVAMRRLDPGARGSVLDVLRKRDIKVLPNTAGCFTAGEAVLTARLAREALGTNWVKLEVIADERTLLPDPIETFDAAERLVAEGFVVLPYIGDDPALARRLEQAGCAAVMPLGAPIGSGLGIRNPHNIELIVEAASVPVILDAGIGTASDAALAMELGCDAVLLATAVTRAQRPDLMAAAMKSAVVAGRLARQAGRIPRRRYAEASSPMTP
- the pknB gene encoding Stk1 family PASTA domain-containing Ser/Thr kinase: MDTTTADPLVGRLLDGRYRIESRIARGGMATVYLALDVRLDRTVALKVMHRSLAEDPAFVRRFIGEAKSVASLSHPNVVHVFDQGTDNDVVYLSMEYVPGRTLRDILRDRGRLPAREALEIMIPVLAALGAAHQAGLVHRDVKPENVLMTDDGRVKVVDFGLARAIEATNQTRTGVMIGTIGYMAPEQVTTGAADVRSDVYAAGIMLFELVTGQQPYDGETPMSVAYRHVHDTVPAPSSLVPEVPPLVDTLVANATAREPGDRPADATAMLVAAVDAHRMLPRTSTPPLSHSQPHGLHQPPTPSQPNARTAVHAAQSAPQAAPAHTLIQPRAEMPQRRGFRPNWFLVILAGVMVVAVALTGWYFAQPEYVAVPELVGKSLAVAEKNAARAGLKIKTVDGKHDENVAEGLVLRTDPVAETEVERGATITLVPSLGPKRVVVPDVAGMTGNDARDKIAAAGLTVGTVTRVANTEVERDKVIRTSPQNGEKVKEGAKIAIFVSAGLVMPDVGGMPKDEAAAYLGQQGFQVQVQEVDDDAEPCTVIAQTPKAKAEVDPGAQVMVTVARCQDFLNWFGRGDDDDEARDDQQFTLVPGVIGKDVKDAKSELEALGFKVRVQRLGNRGVVQFQRPLPNSERPAGSTVFLWH